Proteins encoded in a region of the Athene noctua chromosome 4, bAthNoc1.hap1.1, whole genome shotgun sequence genome:
- the MAP9 gene encoding microtubule-associated protein 9 isoform X3: protein MSGAGGGGRRAVRRRSAAEDKPQEANSAHASREQTAEYSDDFESDEDDMINGMGEEFNESNSGAESTKKSVAAESPLSDDDASQKTDPKNEAADDVTLSFHEKKLQQIMLLESENIQDDRKDSEEECLESRDESDDRKNNEECSAAEEVPCDNSESDPCNYLPIHEVQTKRNQEENKPIPKLRVHKTINASASDQDEMISTSDLKLEDNNRKSPSVTEVTMTTVYEKTKKLEKSPVDSSDETLKIVEGQIVTDTIREVSVNDPSECGEAKNTSKDSVKKLSETKERVLQNPKASLSDRSLSSAHLKKKAKAVPPGTPVSSQYLGSLKVLENKRTQKNGTEFDKADSLQAAVYQNWLEKKRVFLLELKRTEKKKAENLRNNAEEKEAVKREEAVASFEAWKKKKGREAKKLSEKKKLEELKREKAAEQNEEKAEAAQKAFEKWKERKVEYLREQIRKEKQSERIRRKKEEELVAEKRRDSMSAVEKWCCPTGFWNIIVYQIFAYRCNRSVSA, encoded by the exons ATGtcgggggcaggcggcggcggccggcgggcggTGAGGCGGCGCAGCGCGGCGGAG GATAAGCCCCAAGAAGCAAATTCTGCTCATGCATCAAGAGAGCAAACAGCTGAATACTCAGACGACTTTGAAAGTGACGAAGATGACATGATAAATG GTATGGGGGAAGAATTTAATGAAAGTAATTCAGGTGCTGAAAGCACTAAGAAGTCAGTTGCTGCTGAGAGTCCTCTATCCGATGATGATGCTTCACAAAAAACAGATCCAAAAAATGAAGCTGCTGATGATGTGACTTTATCCTTTCATGAAAAGAAGCTTCAGCAAATAATGCTTTTAGAAAGTGAAAACATACAGGATGACAGAAAAGATAGCGAAGAAGAATGTTTGGAAAGTCGAGATGAGAGtgatgacagaaaaaataatgaagagtGTTCAGCTGCTGAAGAAGTGCCATGTGATAATAGTGAAAGTGACCCTTGTAACTACTTGCCTATTCATGAAGTACAGACAAAAAGAAATCAAGAGGAAAACAAACCGATACCAAAGCTACGGGTGCACAAAACAATAAATGCTTCAGCATCAG aTCAAGATGAGATGATCAGCACCAGTGACTTGAAACTGGAGGACAATAATAGAAAATCCCCTTCTGTGACAGAAGTAACGATGACCACAGTatatgagaaaacaaagaaattagaAAAGTCACCAGTTGACAGTTCagatgaaacactgaaaatagtGGAGGGGCAAATAGTAACTGATACAATACGGGAGGTGTCAGTGAATGATCCGTCTGAGTGTGGGGAGGCAAAGAACACTTCAAAAGACTCTGTCAAG AAACTGAGTGAAACAAAGGAGAGAGTTttacaaaacccaaaagcttcTTTATCTGACAG ATCTCTGTCTTCTGCGCActtaaagaaaaaggcaaaagctgTTCCACCAGGTACACCTGTATCATCTCAATATCTGGGATCATTAAAGGTGTTGGAAAATAAACGCACGCAGAAGAACGGTACAGAATTTGACAAAGCAGATAGTTTACAAGCAGCTGTTTACCAG AATTGGTTGGAAAAGAAAAGGGTCTTTCTATTGGAATTAAAGAGaactgaaaagaagaaagctgaaaatCTAAGGAACAATGCTGAAGAG AAAGAAGCTGTTAAAAGAGAGGAAGCAGTTGCATCTTTTgaagcctggaaaaaaaagaaaggaagagaagcaaagaagttaagtgaaaaaaagaagcTTGAGGAACTtaagagagagaaagcagcagaacagaatgaggaaaaagcagaagcagcacagaag GCATtcgaaaaatggaaagaaagaaaagtggaaTATTTAAGAGAacaaatcagaaaggaaaaacagtctGAAAGaatcaggaggaaaaaagaagaggaacTGGTTGCAGAGAAGAGGAGAGACAGCATGTCAGCAGTTGAAAAATGGTGCTGCCCCACTGGGTTTTGGAATATCATAGTTTACCAAATCTTTGCTTACAGATGCAATAGATCTGTGAGTGCCTGA
- the MAP9 gene encoding microtubule-associated protein 9 isoform X2, with the protein MSGAGGGGRRAVRRRSAAEDKPQEANSAHASREQTAEYSDDFESDEDDMINGMGEEFNESNSGAESTKKSVAAESPLSDDDASQKTDPKNEAADDVTLSFHEKKLQQIMLLESENIQDDRKDSEEECLESRDESDDRKNNEECSAAEEVPCDNSESDPCNYLPIHEVQTKRNQEENKPIPKLRVHKTINASASDQDEMISTSDLKLEDNNRKSPSVTEVTMTTVYEKTKKLEKSPVDSSDETLKIVEGQIVTDTIREVSVNDPSECGEAKNTSKDSVKKLSETKERVLQNPKASLSDRSLSSAHLKKKAKAVPPGTPVSSQYLGSLKVLENKRTQKNGTEFDKADSLQAAVYQNWLEKKRVFLLELKRTEKKKAENLRNNAEEKEAVKREEAVASFEAWKKKKGREAKKLSEKKKLEELKREKAAEQNEEKAEAAQKAFEKWKERKVEYLREQIRKEKQSERIRRKKEEELVAEKRRDSMSAVEKWNERKEEYIKQKKIEKIVERRNQEIQQAKKEEKSKKAMEEYERWLEKKERREQLEKKKKNLQAVHGNEVLSPWSPPGKVTYSRNY; encoded by the exons ATGtcgggggcaggcggcggcggccggcgggcggTGAGGCGGCGCAGCGCGGCGGAG GATAAGCCCCAAGAAGCAAATTCTGCTCATGCATCAAGAGAGCAAACAGCTGAATACTCAGACGACTTTGAAAGTGACGAAGATGACATGATAAATG GTATGGGGGAAGAATTTAATGAAAGTAATTCAGGTGCTGAAAGCACTAAGAAGTCAGTTGCTGCTGAGAGTCCTCTATCCGATGATGATGCTTCACAAAAAACAGATCCAAAAAATGAAGCTGCTGATGATGTGACTTTATCCTTTCATGAAAAGAAGCTTCAGCAAATAATGCTTTTAGAAAGTGAAAACATACAGGATGACAGAAAAGATAGCGAAGAAGAATGTTTGGAAAGTCGAGATGAGAGtgatgacagaaaaaataatgaagagtGTTCAGCTGCTGAAGAAGTGCCATGTGATAATAGTGAAAGTGACCCTTGTAACTACTTGCCTATTCATGAAGTACAGACAAAAAGAAATCAAGAGGAAAACAAACCGATACCAAAGCTACGGGTGCACAAAACAATAAATGCTTCAGCATCAG aTCAAGATGAGATGATCAGCACCAGTGACTTGAAACTGGAGGACAATAATAGAAAATCCCCTTCTGTGACAGAAGTAACGATGACCACAGTatatgagaaaacaaagaaattagaAAAGTCACCAGTTGACAGTTCagatgaaacactgaaaatagtGGAGGGGCAAATAGTAACTGATACAATACGGGAGGTGTCAGTGAATGATCCGTCTGAGTGTGGGGAGGCAAAGAACACTTCAAAAGACTCTGTCAAG AAACTGAGTGAAACAAAGGAGAGAGTTttacaaaacccaaaagcttcTTTATCTGACAG ATCTCTGTCTTCTGCGCActtaaagaaaaaggcaaaagctgTTCCACCAGGTACACCTGTATCATCTCAATATCTGGGATCATTAAAGGTGTTGGAAAATAAACGCACGCAGAAGAACGGTACAGAATTTGACAAAGCAGATAGTTTACAAGCAGCTGTTTACCAG AATTGGTTGGAAAAGAAAAGGGTCTTTCTATTGGAATTAAAGAGaactgaaaagaagaaagctgaaaatCTAAGGAACAATGCTGAAGAG AAAGAAGCTGTTAAAAGAGAGGAAGCAGTTGCATCTTTTgaagcctggaaaaaaaagaaaggaagagaagcaaagaagttaagtgaaaaaaagaagcTTGAGGAACTtaagagagagaaagcagcagaacagaatgaggaaaaagcagaagcagcacagaag GCATtcgaaaaatggaaagaaagaaaagtggaaTATTTAAGAGAacaaatcagaaaggaaaaacagtctGAAAGaatcaggaggaaaaaagaagaggaacTGGTTGCAGAGAAGAGGAGAGACAGCATGTCAGCAGTTGAAAAATG gaatgaaaggaaggaagaatatataaaacagaagaaaatagaaaaaattgtAGAGAGAAGAAACCAAGAAATACAACaggcaaagaaggaagaaaaaagtaaaaaggctaTGGAGGAATATGAAAGATGgctg gaaaagaaagagaggagagagcagcttgagaagaagaagaagaatttGCAGGCTGTCCATGGGAATGAAGTCCTTTCTCCCTGGAGTCCACCTGGCAAAGTCACATATTCAAGGAATTACTGA
- the MAP9 gene encoding microtubule-associated protein 9 isoform X4 produces the protein MSGAGGGGRRAVRRRSAAEDKPQEANSAHASREQTAEYSDDFESDEDDMINGMGEEFNESNSGAESTKKSVAAESPLSDDDASQKTDPKNEAADDVTLSFHEKKLQQIMLLESENIQDDRKDSEEECLESRDESDDRKNNEECSAAEEVPCDNSESDPCNYLPIHEVQTKRNQEENKPIPKLRVHKTINASASDQDEMISTSDLKLEDNNRKSPSVTEVTMTTVYEKTKKLEKSPVDSSDETLKIVEGQIVTDTIREVSVNDPSECGEAKNTSKDSVKKLSETKERVLQNPKASLSDRSLSSAHLKKKAKAVPPGTPVSSQYLGSLKVLENKRTQKNGTEFDKADSLQAAVYQNWLEKKRVFLLELKRTEKKKAENLRNNAEEKEAVKREEAVASFEAWKKKKGREAKKLSEKKKLEELKREKAAEQNEEKAEAAQKAFEKWKERKVEYLREQIRKEKQSERIRRKKEEELVAEKRRDSMSAVEKWCCPTGFWNIIVYQIFAYRCNRSE, from the exons ATGtcgggggcaggcggcggcggccggcgggcggTGAGGCGGCGCAGCGCGGCGGAG GATAAGCCCCAAGAAGCAAATTCTGCTCATGCATCAAGAGAGCAAACAGCTGAATACTCAGACGACTTTGAAAGTGACGAAGATGACATGATAAATG GTATGGGGGAAGAATTTAATGAAAGTAATTCAGGTGCTGAAAGCACTAAGAAGTCAGTTGCTGCTGAGAGTCCTCTATCCGATGATGATGCTTCACAAAAAACAGATCCAAAAAATGAAGCTGCTGATGATGTGACTTTATCCTTTCATGAAAAGAAGCTTCAGCAAATAATGCTTTTAGAAAGTGAAAACATACAGGATGACAGAAAAGATAGCGAAGAAGAATGTTTGGAAAGTCGAGATGAGAGtgatgacagaaaaaataatgaagagtGTTCAGCTGCTGAAGAAGTGCCATGTGATAATAGTGAAAGTGACCCTTGTAACTACTTGCCTATTCATGAAGTACAGACAAAAAGAAATCAAGAGGAAAACAAACCGATACCAAAGCTACGGGTGCACAAAACAATAAATGCTTCAGCATCAG aTCAAGATGAGATGATCAGCACCAGTGACTTGAAACTGGAGGACAATAATAGAAAATCCCCTTCTGTGACAGAAGTAACGATGACCACAGTatatgagaaaacaaagaaattagaAAAGTCACCAGTTGACAGTTCagatgaaacactgaaaatagtGGAGGGGCAAATAGTAACTGATACAATACGGGAGGTGTCAGTGAATGATCCGTCTGAGTGTGGGGAGGCAAAGAACACTTCAAAAGACTCTGTCAAG AAACTGAGTGAAACAAAGGAGAGAGTTttacaaaacccaaaagcttcTTTATCTGACAG ATCTCTGTCTTCTGCGCActtaaagaaaaaggcaaaagctgTTCCACCAGGTACACCTGTATCATCTCAATATCTGGGATCATTAAAGGTGTTGGAAAATAAACGCACGCAGAAGAACGGTACAGAATTTGACAAAGCAGATAGTTTACAAGCAGCTGTTTACCAG AATTGGTTGGAAAAGAAAAGGGTCTTTCTATTGGAATTAAAGAGaactgaaaagaagaaagctgaaaatCTAAGGAACAATGCTGAAGAG AAAGAAGCTGTTAAAAGAGAGGAAGCAGTTGCATCTTTTgaagcctggaaaaaaaagaaaggaagagaagcaaagaagttaagtgaaaaaaagaagcTTGAGGAACTtaagagagagaaagcagcagaacagaatgaggaaaaagcagaagcagcacagaag GCATtcgaaaaatggaaagaaagaaaagtggaaTATTTAAGAGAacaaatcagaaaggaaaaacagtctGAAAGaatcaggaggaaaaaagaagaggaacTGGTTGCAGAGAAGAGGAGAGACAGCATGTCAGCAGTTGAAAAATGGTGCTGCCCCACTGGGTTTTGGAATATCATAGTTTACCAAATCTTTGCTTACAGATGCAATAGATCT gaatga
- the MAP9 gene encoding microtubule-associated protein 9 isoform X1 — protein sequence MSGAGGGGRRAVRRRSAAEDKPQEANSAHASREQTAEYSDDFESDEDDMINGMGEEFNESNSGAESTKKSVAAESPLSDDDASQKTDPKNEAADDVTLSFHEKKLQQIMLLESENIQDDRKDSEEECLESRDESDDRKNNEECSAAEEVPCDNSESDPCNYLPIHEVQTKRNQEENKPIPKLRVHKTINASASAPSSLTTLNVQAMPKKKLLDESPGPEGPWLESTSPQFSINFTSHNERSGDSNLLMCGETPPVKDQDEMISTSDLKLEDNNRKSPSVTEVTMTTVYEKTKKLEKSPVDSSDETLKIVEGQIVTDTIREVSVNDPSECGEAKNTSKDSVKKLSETKERVLQNPKASLSDRSLSSAHLKKKAKAVPPGTPVSSQYLGSLKVLENKRTQKNGTEFDKADSLQAAVYQNWLEKKRVFLLELKRTEKKKAENLRNNAEEKEAVKREEAVASFEAWKKKKGREAKKLSEKKKLEELKREKAAEQNEEKAEAAQKAFEKWKERKVEYLREQIRKEKQSERIRRKKEEELVAEKRRDSMSAVEKWNERKEEYIKQKKIEKIVERRNQEIQQAKKEEKSKKAMEEYERWLGNKKRREQLEKKKKNLQAVHGNEVLSPWSPPGKVTYSRNY from the exons ATGtcgggggcaggcggcggcggccggcgggcggTGAGGCGGCGCAGCGCGGCGGAG GATAAGCCCCAAGAAGCAAATTCTGCTCATGCATCAAGAGAGCAAACAGCTGAATACTCAGACGACTTTGAAAGTGACGAAGATGACATGATAAATG GTATGGGGGAAGAATTTAATGAAAGTAATTCAGGTGCTGAAAGCACTAAGAAGTCAGTTGCTGCTGAGAGTCCTCTATCCGATGATGATGCTTCACAAAAAACAGATCCAAAAAATGAAGCTGCTGATGATGTGACTTTATCCTTTCATGAAAAGAAGCTTCAGCAAATAATGCTTTTAGAAAGTGAAAACATACAGGATGACAGAAAAGATAGCGAAGAAGAATGTTTGGAAAGTCGAGATGAGAGtgatgacagaaaaaataatgaagagtGTTCAGCTGCTGAAGAAGTGCCATGTGATAATAGTGAAAGTGACCCTTGTAACTACTTGCCTATTCATGAAGTACAGACAAAAAGAAATCAAGAGGAAAACAAACCGATACCAAAGCTACGGGTGCACAAAACAATAAATGCTTCAGCATCAG caCCATCATCCCTAACTACTCTGAATGTCCAAGCTATGCCCAAGAAAAAACTGCTTGATGAAAGCCCTGGTCCTGAA GGTCCATGGCTAGAAAGTACTTCACCACAATTTTCCATAAATTTTACTTCCCACAATGAAAGATCTGGGGACTCCAATTTACTGATGTGTGGAGAAACACCACCTGTAAAAG aTCAAGATGAGATGATCAGCACCAGTGACTTGAAACTGGAGGACAATAATAGAAAATCCCCTTCTGTGACAGAAGTAACGATGACCACAGTatatgagaaaacaaagaaattagaAAAGTCACCAGTTGACAGTTCagatgaaacactgaaaatagtGGAGGGGCAAATAGTAACTGATACAATACGGGAGGTGTCAGTGAATGATCCGTCTGAGTGTGGGGAGGCAAAGAACACTTCAAAAGACTCTGTCAAG AAACTGAGTGAAACAAAGGAGAGAGTTttacaaaacccaaaagcttcTTTATCTGACAG ATCTCTGTCTTCTGCGCActtaaagaaaaaggcaaaagctgTTCCACCAGGTACACCTGTATCATCTCAATATCTGGGATCATTAAAGGTGTTGGAAAATAAACGCACGCAGAAGAACGGTACAGAATTTGACAAAGCAGATAGTTTACAAGCAGCTGTTTACCAG AATTGGTTGGAAAAGAAAAGGGTCTTTCTATTGGAATTAAAGAGaactgaaaagaagaaagctgaaaatCTAAGGAACAATGCTGAAGAG AAAGAAGCTGTTAAAAGAGAGGAAGCAGTTGCATCTTTTgaagcctggaaaaaaaagaaaggaagagaagcaaagaagttaagtgaaaaaaagaagcTTGAGGAACTtaagagagagaaagcagcagaacagaatgaggaaaaagcagaagcagcacagaag GCATtcgaaaaatggaaagaaagaaaagtggaaTATTTAAGAGAacaaatcagaaaggaaaaacagtctGAAAGaatcaggaggaaaaaagaagaggaacTGGTTGCAGAGAAGAGGAGAGACAGCATGTCAGCAGTTGAAAAATG gaatgaaaggaaggaagaatatataaaacagaagaaaatagaaaaaattgtAGAGAGAAGAAACCAAGAAATACAACaggcaaagaaggaagaaaaaagtaaaaaggctaTGGAGGAATATGAAAGATGgctg GGAAATAAGA agaggagagagcagcttgagaagaagaagaagaatttGCAGGCTGTCCATGGGAATGAAGTCCTTTCTCCCTGGAGTCCACCTGGCAAAGTCACATATTCAAGGAATTACTGA